Below is a genomic region from Brassica rapa cultivar Chiifu-401-42 chromosome A08, CAAS_Brap_v3.01, whole genome shotgun sequence.
ACAAAAATTAAGTACgcttttcaaaatttcttgtGGGTTCCAGGACTATGTGTAGGTTTAGGTATCCTGATCGTTTCCGGTGTAACTTTGTGGTTatacaaatttattaaaaagcAAAGGAAGATCAACCGCAAAAAGAAGTTATTCAAACGTAATGGAGGTTTGTTATTGAAACAACAGTTGACATCAACTGAAGGCAGCATCCAGAAGTCAAAAGTATTCACCGCAAAAGAGCTAGAGAAAGCTACTGAAAACTTCAATTCAACTAGAGTGCTTGGACAAGGTGGCCAAGGTACCGTATATAAGGGAATGCTCGTAGATGGTAGAATCGTAGCTGTGAAAAAGTCTACAGTTGTGGATGAAGACAAGCTGGAAGAGTTCATTAACGAAGTTGTCATTCTATCGCAGATCAACCACAGAAACATCGTGAAGCTCATAGGTTGTTGCCTTGAGACAGAAGTGCCTCTTCTAGTTTATGAGTTTATTTCTAATGGTAACCTTTTCGAGCATCTTCATGGTGAGTTTGATGAGTCCACGATGACTACTTGGGAAATGCGTTTGTGCATCGTCATAGATATCGCTGGAGCTCTTTCGTATCTCCACTCGGCAGCTGCATCACCAATTTTTCATAGAGATGTCAAATCTACAAATATAATGTTGGACGAAAAATATAGAGCTAAAGTGGCTGATTTCGGCACTTCAAGATCGGTAACGGTTGATCATACCCACCTAACTACTGTAGTTTCAGGTACAGTTGGATATGTGGATCCGGAATACTTCCAGTCTAGCCAATTCACCGACAAAAGTGATGTCTATAGCTTTGGGGTGGTGCTCGTGGAACTCATTACCGGAGAGAAGCCTATATCTTTTGTGCGGCTTCAACAAAGCAGAACATTGGCAACTTATTTCATTGTTGCAATGGAAGAGAATCGACTGTTGGACATTATTGACCCTCGAATCAGAGAAGATTGCAATTTGGAGCAAGTCATGGCGGCATCACAACTTGCAAGGAGGTGTCTGAATCTTAACGGAAGGAATCGTCCAAGCATGAGAGAAGTATCAATGGAGTTAGAGAGAATTCGTTCACCAACTGGAGATTCACATTCACATGTTCATATTGAAGGAAGCAATCCACAGGAAGTTGCTGCGGAGATTAATATTGGTGTGGAAGGGTGCAACAACGTGGGTATTAGTGCTCCTTCTGGATTTCAATACAACGTTGATACAACATCATTGTCAGATGCCGAGCCGTTATTTCCTCGTCAAACATGGTGACCACCACGTTTCGATAGCACCGGATCATGATTTTGTTAGTAAGTATTCTATATCAACTAGACGATGATAACTATATCAATTTCTCGCTAGTGTATCAAAACATGAAATAAGCGACGTATCCTACTACGTTGTGGTTTGCATTTGTATGCATGGTTGTActattatgtttttgtttttagaatCTGCACCAAGTTGAATGATATGTTATGTTTTCAAAGCGCATACGACTCAAATAGCAAGCAAAGTGAcgtataacatatacaaatcgTATTTCTCATCATCTTATTCACAAAATAGgtttgtcatatttttattttttgtagagaTGAAACCTTGATGGAACTTAAATATGaattgttacaaaaaaagaaacaaaaaatatttagagtttaggttcgGTTCCGAAACTCCTTAAAATTCCGAGAACCAGATTCAAAACTTATCTGCCTATTTGATTTTGTTTACCGGCTCAGTAAACCGAATAGTTTACTAAAAATTACGGTAAaccttttttatatatataactgacTTTTATTCATATTTCACAAACTTGTAGAAATGTTCGAATGTTGATTGGTTAAAGAACTGTAGAAATTTACTAACTACGGTAAACTTTGGGTGACAAGGGAATGTTGATTGGTTAAAGAATTgtacaaattcaaaaaaatgggCCTAAAGAAGAAGAGGTTGATCAATGAGGTAGCTTGATTGTATATCATGACTACCTCACCTGGACCTACATCTTAATGTTAATTAATCCACATCTTTTTTTTCTACAAACTCAATACATTAATT
It encodes:
- the LOC103836548 gene encoding wall-associated receptor kinase-like 9, with amino-acid sequence MKCALLLWSHLSLLLVLVLVSSDLTASTSSCPSHCGNISIPYPFGIGKGCYLSKWFAIKCNNSTYGDLVAYLPKINKEVVKISLPDPKYSGERIIYGSLRIKTNITSMGCSNSSDQLKSGDPLNFTGTPFTIGRSNTFHAIGCNYKATLTHLEPRLVGCISTCDPKKMNHDMSCRGNRCCQADPPSGIGQIVGISMEEFSSNITRERGCRVAFLTDENRDRPAYPVAKFTDPQWFYDRQYVILQLRWAIPMTNLSFVNSLRCADYLVGQYIDGINPCGCSNTDDESSNVGCACNDGYTGNPYIMGGCKDIDECQLDSNIKYCRRQGGTCVNTPGASSCVVKKNKTVPITIGLCVGLGILIVSGVTLWLYKFIKKQRKINRKKKLFKRNGGLLLKQQLTSTEGSIQKSKVFTAKELEKATENFNSTRVLGQGGQGTVYKGMLVDGRIVAVKKSTVVDEDKLEEFINEVVILSQINHRNIVKLIGCCLETEVPLLVYEFISNGNLFEHLHGEFDESTMTTWEMRLCIVIDIAGALSYLHSAAASPIFHRDVKSTNIMLDEKYRAKVADFGTSRSVTVDHTHLTTVVSGTVGYVDPEYFQSSQFTDKSDVYSFGVVLVELITGEKPISFVRLQQSRTLATYFIVAMEENRLLDIIDPRIREDCNLEQVMAASQLARRCLNLNGRNRPSMREVSMELERIRSPTGDSHSHVHIEGSNPQEVAAEINIGVEGCNNVGISAPSGFQYNVDTTSLSDAEPLFPRQTW